From a single Mycolicibacterium mengxianglii genomic region:
- the htrA gene encoding serine protease HtrA — MSSNQDNPGQGSSGPRLAPRPVSRPPVDDAQRRVFGRPQGVDGSFVAKDLRPQKFQNSTEYEPRDQPPDPVLAEAFGRPYLSGESLQRHPVDAGALEAEEAARKNGSGPDPAEDPWRDPSSAAALGTPAVPAPAPQQAAAPPGKLGVRDVLFGGRVSYAALAVLAVVALVIGLAGGWVGRKTAEVVEAFTTSKITLQTDGGDDVPAGQIAAVAKSVADSVVTIEAKSDEAGSQGSGVVIDGRGYIVTNNHVISEAATNPSKWKMSVVFNDGKSVPANLVGRDPKTDLAVLKVDNVDNLTVARLGDSDKVVVGEEVIAAGAPLGLRSTVTSGIVSALHRPVPLSGEGSDTDTVIDAIQTDASINHGNSGGPLINMESQVIGINTAGKSLSDSASGLGFAIPVNEVKQVAESLIKDGKIAHPTLGLTARSVSNDLASGAQVANVRAGSPAERAGILENDVVVKVGDRDVADANEFTVAVRQLPIGQDSPIEVMRDGRRVTLTVNPTPDS, encoded by the coding sequence GTGAGTTCGAACCAGGACAACCCAGGCCAAGGGTCCAGCGGGCCTCGTTTGGCGCCACGTCCCGTTTCGAGGCCGCCGGTTGACGACGCACAGCGCCGCGTATTCGGCCGGCCCCAGGGGGTTGACGGCTCATTTGTCGCCAAGGACCTGCGTCCGCAGAAATTCCAGAATTCGACGGAGTACGAGCCCCGTGATCAGCCGCCCGATCCGGTTCTGGCGGAAGCATTCGGCCGGCCATACCTGAGCGGAGAGTCCCTGCAGCGGCACCCTGTCGATGCCGGCGCGCTGGAAGCCGAGGAGGCCGCCAGGAAGAACGGCTCCGGTCCCGACCCGGCAGAGGACCCGTGGCGCGATCCGTCATCGGCGGCGGCGCTGGGAACCCCTGCCGTGCCTGCCCCCGCCCCACAACAGGCCGCCGCACCTCCCGGCAAGCTCGGTGTCCGGGACGTCCTGTTCGGCGGCAGGGTGTCCTACGCCGCGCTGGCTGTGCTGGCAGTCGTCGCCCTGGTCATCGGTCTGGCCGGCGGCTGGGTCGGCCGTAAGACCGCGGAAGTGGTCGAAGCCTTCACCACCTCGAAGATCACCCTGCAGACGGACGGCGGCGACGATGTGCCCGCCGGTCAGATCGCCGCAGTGGCGAAATCGGTGGCCGATTCCGTGGTGACCATCGAGGCCAAGAGTGACGAGGCCGGATCGCAGGGTTCGGGCGTGGTCATCGACGGCCGCGGCTACATCGTCACCAACAACCACGTCATCTCCGAGGCCGCCACCAACCCCAGCAAGTGGAAGATGTCGGTTGTGTTCAACGACGGCAAATCGGTGCCGGCCAACTTGGTGGGGCGCGACCCGAAGACAGACCTGGCGGTCCTCAAGGTCGACAACGTGGACAATCTCACCGTCGCCAGACTCGGCGACTCCGACAAGGTGGTCGTCGGTGAAGAAGTGATCGCTGCCGGGGCGCCTCTGGGCCTGCGCTCCACAGTCACCTCCGGCATCGTGAGCGCCCTGCACCGGCCCGTGCCGCTTTCCGGCGAAGGCTCCGACACCGACACCGTTATCGACGCCATCCAGACGGACGCCTCGATCAACCACGGCAACTCGGGCGGCCCGCTGATCAACATGGAGTCACAGGTGATCGGCATCAACACCGCCGGCAAGTCGCTGTCCGACAGCGCCAGCGGCCTCGGCTTCGCGATTCCGGTCAACGAGGTCAAGCAGGTTGCCGAGTCGCTGATCAAGGACGGAAAGATCGCCCATCCGACCCTGGGCTTGACCGCGCGCTCGGTCAGCAATGATCTGGCGTCGGGCGCCCAGGTGGCCAACGTTCGGGCGGGCAGTCCGGCCGAGCGGGCCGGCATCCTCGAGAACGACGTCGTGGTGAAAGTCGGCGACCGAGACGTTGCCGACGCCAACGAGTTCACCGTCGCGGTCCGTCAGCTGCCGATCGGGCAGGATTCGCCCATCGAGGTGATGCGGGACGGCCGGCGCGTGACGTTGACCGTCAACCCCACCCCCGACAGCTGA
- the tatB gene encoding Sec-independent protein translocase protein TatB: MFANLGWGEMLVLVIIGLVVLGPERLPGAIRWTAGTVRQARDYVSGATSQLRQDLGPEFEDLREPLSELQKLRGMTPRAALTKHLLDGDDSLFTGKFDNSPTQGEVKPASPGPQAPSPGSTPAVAATPFDPDAT, translated from the coding sequence ATGTTCGCCAATCTCGGATGGGGCGAGATGCTCGTCCTGGTGATCATCGGTTTGGTGGTGCTCGGGCCGGAACGGCTTCCCGGCGCTATTCGCTGGACTGCCGGCACGGTCCGGCAGGCCCGGGATTACGTCAGCGGCGCCACGTCTCAGCTGCGCCAGGATCTGGGCCCTGAGTTCGAAGATCTCCGCGAGCCGCTGTCGGAGTTGCAGAAGCTACGGGGCATGACTCCGCGCGCTGCGCTGACCAAACATCTTCTCGACGGCGACGATTCGTTGTTCACCGGCAAGTTCGACAACTCGCCCACCCAGGGCGAGGTCAAGCCTGCCTCCCCGGGGCCGCAGGCACCGTCTCCGGGTTCGACGCCCGCCGTGGCTGCCACACCGTTCGACCCGGACGCCACCTGA
- a CDS encoding lytic transglycosylase domain-containing protein, producing MRIRGGAGSQHNLADALRSALHTVSGKIAGASKTPAVGVIVLTPLMLAAAVGASGPAKPMRTEAVTPLAAVAAEPTPLDMSGPVVIPVKRPPPSFHVAAATASAPPPPVVVSAPGTLRIPSMALSAYRNAEVTMARAAPNCGVSWNLLAGIGRIESMHANGGATDERGTAVRPIYGPTLDGTLPGNEVIIQSNQAGRVVYAQALGPMQFLPGTWSRYASDGDGDGKSDPQNLYDATLAAARYLCSGGLNLRDPTQVMSAVLRYNNSVAYARNVLGWAASYATGVEPVNLPPITGSVPELSSAHLNGGDGLGPDLPMSALGLPGMDPLGQLPAVNLGQTDVANRMPVPPGPVDAGGPASAPCVIFCIRDTPATPLPPGVPPAQPAGVPALPPAAPAPLPPPSPWANFFAPPPPPAVPAPAAVPAPVGPLPGPVA from the coding sequence GTGCGTATTAGGGGCGGCGCGGGTTCGCAGCACAATCTCGCCGATGCGCTGAGGTCTGCCCTGCACACGGTTTCAGGGAAGATCGCCGGCGCCTCCAAGACACCCGCCGTCGGGGTCATCGTGCTCACCCCGTTGATGCTCGCCGCCGCCGTAGGTGCTTCAGGCCCCGCCAAGCCGATGCGGACGGAGGCCGTCACCCCGCTGGCGGCCGTCGCTGCCGAACCCACGCCGCTGGACATGTCCGGGCCGGTCGTCATCCCGGTCAAACGGCCCCCACCGAGTTTTCACGTCGCCGCCGCCACTGCCTCAGCCCCGCCGCCACCAGTGGTGGTGTCAGCACCTGGGACATTGCGGATCCCGTCGATGGCGTTGTCGGCGTACCGCAACGCCGAGGTGACGATGGCCAGGGCCGCCCCCAACTGCGGGGTCAGCTGGAACCTGCTCGCCGGGATCGGGCGGATCGAGTCGATGCACGCCAACGGCGGCGCGACCGATGAGCGCGGCACCGCGGTGCGGCCTATTTACGGACCGACGCTCGACGGCACCCTGCCGGGTAACGAGGTGATCATCCAGAGCAACCAGGCCGGTCGAGTCGTGTACGCCCAAGCTCTGGGGCCGATGCAGTTCCTGCCCGGCACGTGGTCGCGGTACGCCTCCGACGGTGACGGCGACGGCAAGTCCGACCCGCAGAACCTCTACGACGCCACGCTGGCCGCGGCCCGGTACCTGTGCAGCGGCGGACTCAACCTGCGTGACCCCACACAGGTGATGTCGGCCGTCCTGCGCTACAACAACTCCGTCGCCTATGCCAGAAACGTGCTGGGGTGGGCCGCCTCCTACGCCACCGGCGTGGAACCGGTCAACCTGCCCCCCATCACCGGGAGCGTGCCCGAGCTCAGCAGCGCACACCTCAACGGCGGCGACGGCCTCGGACCTGACCTGCCGATGAGCGCCCTGGGTCTGCCTGGGATGGATCCGCTCGGTCAGCTGCCGGCGGTGAACCTCGGTCAGACCGATGTCGCCAACCGGATGCCGGTACCACCCGGGCCCGTCGATGCCGGCGGTCCGGCATCGGCGCCGTGCGTGATCTTCTGCATCAGAGACACCCCGGCGACGCCGTTGCCGCCCGGCGTGCCGCCGGCGCAACCTGCCGGAGTGCCGGCCTTGCCGCCTGCGGCTCCCGCACCGTTGCCGCCGCCCTCACCGTGGGCGAACTTCTTCGCTCCGCCACCCCCGCCGGCCGTCCCGGCACCTGCGGCTGTCCCGGCACCCGTCGGTCCGCTGCCCGGTCCGGTTGCCTGA
- a CDS encoding DUF1003 domain-containing protein: MSDSTGRDRLDTPRLSRHRFTPRVDIEAVGRVSEQFARFLGTGRYLAMQTVFVVVWIAINVSAVSLQWDPYPFILLNLAFSTQAAYAAPLILLAQNRQENRDRVSLEEDRRRAQQTKADTEFLARELAALRLAVGEVATRDYLRREIEELRELIESQQQKHPGGTSDGKERRSKKHRVAQGAGAAEVVDAHQSDKSRRENPGDGSPSNRG, encoded by the coding sequence ATGAGCGATTCGACGGGTCGCGACCGGCTGGACACGCCCCGCCTGTCCCGCCACAGGTTCACGCCGCGGGTGGACATCGAAGCCGTCGGCCGCGTCAGCGAACAATTCGCGAGGTTCCTGGGGACTGGTCGCTACCTGGCGATGCAGACCGTGTTCGTGGTCGTGTGGATCGCCATCAACGTGTCCGCGGTTTCGCTGCAGTGGGACCCCTATCCCTTCATCCTGCTCAACCTGGCGTTCTCCACCCAGGCCGCGTACGCCGCGCCGTTGATCCTGCTCGCGCAGAACCGGCAGGAGAACCGTGACCGGGTGTCACTCGAAGAAGACCGCCGACGAGCCCAGCAGACCAAGGCTGACACCGAGTTCCTGGCCCGCGAACTCGCAGCGTTGCGGTTGGCCGTCGGCGAAGTGGCCACCCGTGACTACCTGCGCCGGGAAATCGAGGAACTCCGCGAGCTGATCGAGTCACAGCAGCAGAAGCACCCCGGCGGCACGAGCGATGGCAAAGAGCGTCGTTCCAAGAAGCACCGGGTCGCCCAAGGTGCCGGCGCCGCGGAGGTTGTCGACGCCCATCAGAGCGACAAAAGCCGTCGCGAGAATCCTGGTGACGGGAGTCCCTCGAATCGGGGGTGA
- a CDS encoding magnesium transporter MgtE N-terminal domain-containing protein, whose translation MASVNRVYAARLAGLVVLGPDGESLGRVRDVVISISIVRQQPRVLGLVVELLTRRRIFVPILRITAIEPQAVTLNTANLSLRRFAQRPGEVLVLGQVLDTRVRVNDPELPQLQAVDVVVIDLAIEPIRSRDWVVTRVAVRSHRRLGRRTTVHVVEWQNVHGLTPSALAMPGQDVALLLHQFEEQRAVEVADAIRELPAKRRKEVVTALDDERLADILQELSEKEQIELLTQLDTERAADVLEAMDPDDAADLLGVLNPTEAEALLTRMDPEDSDPVRRLLQHSPDTAGGLMTSEPVVLAPDTTVAEALARVRDPDLTPALSSLVFVARPPTSTPTGRYLGCVHLQRLLREPPATLVSGIVDSDLPSLPPDDSLAGVTRYFAAYNLVCGPVVDEENHLLGAVTVDDVLDHLLPRDWRARGDEPELDPTP comes from the coding sequence ATGGCGTCGGTGAACAGGGTGTATGCGGCACGTCTGGCCGGTCTGGTAGTCCTGGGCCCCGACGGCGAGTCCCTCGGCCGGGTGCGCGACGTGGTGATCAGCATCAGCATCGTTCGCCAGCAGCCCCGAGTTCTCGGACTCGTTGTCGAATTGCTCACCCGCCGTAGGATTTTCGTCCCCATACTGCGAATCACCGCCATCGAACCGCAGGCCGTCACCCTCAATACCGCCAACCTGTCGTTGCGACGGTTCGCCCAACGACCGGGCGAAGTCCTGGTGCTCGGGCAGGTGCTCGACACCCGCGTTCGCGTCAACGACCCCGAATTGCCGCAGCTGCAGGCCGTCGACGTGGTGGTCATCGACCTGGCCATCGAACCCATCCGCTCGAGAGACTGGGTGGTCACCCGCGTCGCGGTGCGGAGCCACCGGCGGCTGGGACGGCGAACCACCGTGCACGTCGTCGAATGGCAGAACGTCCACGGGCTCACGCCGTCGGCGCTGGCCATGCCCGGTCAGGACGTCGCCCTGCTGCTGCACCAGTTCGAAGAGCAGCGAGCCGTCGAGGTGGCCGATGCCATCCGCGAACTGCCTGCCAAGCGACGCAAAGAGGTGGTCACCGCGCTCGACGACGAGCGCCTGGCCGACATCCTGCAGGAGTTGTCCGAAAAAGAGCAGATCGAGCTGCTGACCCAGCTCGACACCGAGCGTGCCGCTGACGTACTCGAAGCGATGGACCCCGACGACGCCGCCGACCTGTTGGGCGTGCTCAACCCCACCGAGGCCGAGGCGCTCCTGACGCGGATGGATCCCGAGGACTCCGATCCGGTGCGACGGCTGCTGCAGCACTCCCCCGACACCGCCGGCGGTCTGATGACCTCCGAGCCCGTGGTCCTGGCTCCGGACACCACCGTGGCCGAGGCGCTCGCGCGGGTACGCGACCCGGACCTGACACCGGCGCTGTCGTCACTGGTGTTCGTGGCCCGGCCACCCACCTCCACCCCCACCGGACGCTACCTGGGGTGTGTCCATCTGCAGCGGCTGCTCCGGGAACCCCCTGCGACACTGGTCAGCGGCATCGTCGACAGCGACCTGCCCAGCCTGCCGCCCGATGATTCACTGGCCGGCGTCACCCGCTATTTCGCTGCGTACAACCTCGTGTGCGGACCGGTGGTCGACGAGGAGAACCACCTGCTGGGCGCGGTCACCGTCGACGACGTGCTCGACCACCTGCTGCCGCGTGACTGGCGCGCGCGTGGCGACGAGCCTGAATTGGATCCGACGCCATGA
- a CDS encoding HpcH/HpaI aldolase/citrate lyase family protein, which produces MNTAYRPRRTCLSVPGSSRKMIDKAKSLPADEVFLDLEDAVAPGAKAAARPVVAAALAEPGWAGQVRGVRVNDWTTPWTHADVIEVVAGAREALDVIVLPKVTDVAHVAALDLLLTQLEHLHGLEIGRIGIDAQIEDARGLTQLNAIAAHPRVHALVLGPADLMASLNTRTLVVGEQPEGYDVGDAYHHVLMSILIAARAHGIAAVDGPYLKVRDVDAFRRVAGRSAALGYDGKWVLHPDQIAAGNEIFSPRQQDYDHAELILEAYEWHTSHAGGARGAVMLGDEMIDEASRKMALVIAGKGRAAGMRRLADPFVPPTAG; this is translated from the coding sequence GTGAATACCGCTTATCGACCCCGTAGAACCTGCCTGTCGGTCCCCGGCAGCAGCCGCAAGATGATTGACAAAGCCAAGAGTCTTCCGGCCGACGAGGTTTTCCTCGATCTCGAGGATGCGGTGGCGCCCGGCGCCAAGGCTGCCGCGCGTCCGGTGGTGGCGGCCGCGCTGGCCGAACCGGGGTGGGCCGGTCAGGTGCGCGGAGTCCGCGTCAACGACTGGACGACGCCGTGGACACACGCCGACGTCATCGAGGTGGTCGCGGGAGCGCGGGAGGCGCTCGATGTGATCGTGCTGCCGAAGGTCACCGACGTCGCGCACGTTGCGGCGCTGGATCTGCTGCTCACGCAGCTCGAGCACCTCCACGGGCTCGAGATCGGCCGGATCGGGATCGACGCGCAGATCGAGGACGCGCGGGGGCTGACGCAACTCAACGCGATCGCCGCGCATCCCCGGGTGCACGCGCTGGTGTTGGGTCCGGCTGACCTGATGGCGAGCCTGAACACCCGCACCCTGGTGGTCGGTGAGCAGCCGGAGGGTTATGACGTCGGCGACGCCTACCACCACGTGCTGATGAGCATTTTGATTGCGGCGCGCGCCCACGGGATCGCTGCCGTCGACGGCCCCTACCTCAAGGTTCGGGACGTGGACGCCTTCCGCCGGGTGGCGGGCCGCTCCGCTGCCCTGGGCTACGACGGGAAGTGGGTGCTGCACCCCGACCAGATCGCGGCGGGCAATGAGATCTTCAGCCCCCGGCAGCAGGATTACGACCATGCCGAGCTGATCCTCGAGGCGTACGAGTGGCACACCTCGCATGCGGGCGGCGCGCGCGGTGCGGTGATGCTCGGCGACGAGATGATCGACGAGGCAAGTCGCAAGATGGCCCTGGTGATCGCCGGGAAGGGGCGCGCTGCCGGGATGCGCAGGCTTGCCGATCCGTTCGTCCCTCCGACTGCGGGCTAA
- a CDS encoding DUF4190 domain-containing protein: MTNPEPPPRGVEHPTTEHSSPPQADPYAPVDYPANYPGYDAPPPNGYPAQYSQPYPPPQPFPTGYPGNPPGYPPAYPGYNPYDPYGQGKPPGTNGKAIAALVTAVGGLVLCGLPSIAGIILGIIAMRETKRTGQDGYGLALAGLIVGSLVVLLGILYIVFIVVIASNSSTYPTY, from the coding sequence ATGACCAACCCCGAACCACCGCCGCGCGGGGTCGAGCATCCGACCACGGAGCACTCGTCGCCCCCGCAGGCCGACCCGTACGCCCCTGTCGACTACCCGGCCAACTACCCCGGGTATGACGCCCCACCGCCCAACGGCTACCCCGCGCAGTATTCGCAGCCGTATCCCCCGCCTCAGCCGTTCCCGACGGGTTATCCGGGTAACCCGCCCGGCTATCCGCCGGCCTATCCCGGCTACAACCCATACGACCCCTATGGGCAGGGCAAACCGCCGGGCACCAACGGCAAGGCGATCGCTGCGCTGGTGACCGCCGTCGGCGGCCTGGTGCTCTGCGGCCTGCCCTCCATCGCCGGGATCATCCTGGGCATCATCGCCATGCGCGAGACCAAGCGCACCGGCCAAGACGGCTACGGGCTGGCCCTGGCCGGGCTGATCGTCGGCAGTCTGGTGGTGCTGCTGGGCATCCTGTACATCGTCTTCATCGTCGTGATCGCCAGCAACAGTTCGACCTATCCGACGTATTAG
- a CDS encoding DUF4190 domain-containing protein yields MTQPGGDSGDMPRDQTGEDQSAPSPEAPPMEQTPLAYEHPPTSPYLPGQPGPGASGPPPQYGPASGQGYGQPYPGEAYPTPDPYGYGYPQPRQSTNTMAIASLVISILGIVPFCGGILSIVGIVLGAVALSQIKETRQKGYGVAVAGIVVGVAMLVVGLIWTIFALR; encoded by the coding sequence ATGACCCAGCCCGGTGGAGACTCCGGCGACATGCCGCGTGACCAGACCGGCGAAGACCAGTCCGCCCCCTCTCCCGAGGCTCCGCCGATGGAGCAGACACCACTGGCCTACGAACATCCACCGACGTCGCCCTACCTGCCAGGACAGCCGGGCCCGGGCGCGTCGGGCCCGCCGCCGCAGTACGGCCCGGCATCCGGTCAGGGCTACGGCCAGCCCTACCCCGGTGAGGCCTACCCCACTCCCGATCCGTACGGCTACGGCTACCCGCAGCCGCGGCAATCCACCAACACCATGGCGATCGCTTCCCTGGTGATCTCGATCCTCGGCATCGTGCCGTTCTGCGGAGGAATCCTGTCCATCGTCGGGATCGTCCTCGGCGCAGTCGCACTCAGCCAGATCAAGGAAACCCGGCAAAAGGGCTACGGAGTGGCCGTGGCGGGCATCGTGGTCGGCGTAGCCATGTTGGTGGTCGGGCTAATCTGGACCATCTTCGCGCTGCGCTGA
- a CDS encoding general stress protein, with product MTSPFQPGQAPGSTAGGGRGRRAPVGLPTPPKGWPIGSYPTYAEAQRAVDYLSDNEFPVEQVTIVGVDLMQVERVTGRLSWPKVLGGGVLTGAWLGVFIGLVLGFFSPNPWSSLLTGLIAGVFFGLITSAIPYAMARGTRDFSSTMQLVAGRYDVLCDPQNAERARDMLARLTL from the coding sequence ATGACCAGTCCGTTTCAACCTGGCCAGGCGCCCGGATCTACGGCAGGCGGAGGACGTGGCCGCCGTGCGCCCGTCGGCCTCCCCACGCCGCCGAAGGGTTGGCCTATCGGTTCCTACCCCACCTACGCCGAAGCGCAGCGTGCGGTCGACTATCTGTCGGACAACGAGTTCCCCGTCGAGCAGGTGACGATCGTCGGCGTCGACCTGATGCAGGTCGAGCGTGTCACCGGCCGGCTCAGCTGGCCGAAAGTCCTGGGCGGCGGTGTGTTGACCGGTGCATGGCTGGGTGTCTTCATCGGCCTGGTGCTCGGTTTCTTCAGCCCCAATCCGTGGTCGTCGCTGCTGACGGGCTTGATCGCCGGTGTCTTCTTCGGCCTGATCACGTCGGCCATTCCCTATGCGATGGCGCGGGGTACAAGGGATTTCAGCTCGACCATGCAGTTGGTCGCCGGGCGTTACGACGTGTTGTGCGATCCGCAGAACGCTGAGCGGGCGCGGGACATGCTGGCCCGCCTCACCCTGTAG
- a CDS encoding extracellular solute-binding protein, with protein sequence MLTALTSASLVSACSSGPGGLVISFYTPASEMATFTAVSERCNAELGGKFTIQQVSLPKAADDQRLQLARRLTGNDRTLDVMALDVVWTAEFAEAGWAVPLSEDPAGAAVGDVTGSTLPGPQETATWNDELYAAPVTTNTQLLWYRADLMPQPPATWGAMVAEATRLHDEGKPSWIALQAKQYEGLVVWFNTLLESAGGQVLSDDGKTVTLTDTPEHRAATVKALSIMKDVATAPGADPSITQTDEGTARLALEQGNAALEVNWPFVLPSMLENAIKGGVSFLPLDERADLQAAINEAGSFSPDDAQFAAAYEASHKVFGFANYPAVQEGEPARVTLGGLNLAVASTSSHKAEAFEAIRCIRNEQNQKLTSIEGGLPAVRASLYDDPQFQAKYPQYAIIREQLTNAAVRPATPVYQAVSTRISATLAPITDIDPESMADELTEQVQKAIDGKGLIP encoded by the coding sequence GTGTTGACGGCGCTCACCTCGGCCTCGCTGGTGTCGGCCTGTAGTTCAGGCCCCGGTGGGCTGGTGATCAGCTTCTACACCCCGGCCAGTGAGATGGCGACGTTCACCGCGGTTTCCGAGCGTTGCAACGCTGAGCTCGGCGGGAAGTTCACCATTCAGCAGGTCAGTTTGCCGAAGGCAGCCGACGATCAGCGGCTGCAGTTGGCGCGCAGGCTGACCGGCAACGACCGCACCCTGGATGTGATGGCCCTCGATGTGGTGTGGACGGCCGAGTTCGCCGAAGCCGGCTGGGCGGTCCCCCTCTCGGAAGACCCGGCAGGGGCCGCTGTCGGCGATGTCACGGGTAGCACGCTGCCTGGTCCGCAGGAGACTGCGACCTGGAATGACGAGCTGTATGCGGCGCCGGTGACGACGAATACCCAATTGCTCTGGTACCGCGCTGATTTGATGCCCCAGCCACCGGCGACCTGGGGCGCCATGGTCGCCGAGGCCACCCGGTTGCACGACGAAGGCAAGCCCAGCTGGATCGCGTTGCAGGCCAAGCAGTACGAAGGTCTGGTGGTGTGGTTCAACACACTGCTGGAAAGTGCCGGTGGCCAGGTCCTTTCCGACGACGGAAAGACCGTCACGCTCACCGACACCCCGGAACATCGCGCCGCTACGGTCAAAGCGCTGTCCATCATGAAGGACGTGGCGACCGCCCCCGGTGCTGATCCGTCGATCACGCAGACCGATGAAGGCACCGCCCGGCTGGCGCTCGAGCAGGGCAACGCGGCGCTGGAGGTCAACTGGCCGTTCGTGCTGCCGTCGATGTTGGAGAACGCGATCAAGGGCGGAGTGTCGTTCCTGCCGCTCGACGAGCGGGCCGACCTGCAGGCCGCGATCAACGAAGCGGGGTCGTTCTCGCCCGACGACGCACAGTTCGCCGCGGCCTACGAGGCCAGCCACAAGGTGTTCGGTTTCGCGAATTACCCTGCGGTGCAGGAGGGGGAGCCGGCACGGGTGACCTTGGGCGGTCTCAACCTGGCCGTCGCCAGCACCAGCTCGCACAAGGCCGAGGCGTTCGAAGCGATCCGGTGTATCCGTAACGAGCAGAATCAGAAGCTCACCTCCATCGAAGGCGGCCTGCCGGCGGTCCGGGCATCGTTGTACGACGATCCGCAGTTCCAGGCGAAGTACCCGCAGTACGCCATCATCCGTGAGCAGCTCACCAATGCCGCGGTCCGGCCGGCCACCCCGGTGTATCAGGCAGTGTCGACGCGGATATCGGCGACGTTGGCACCGATCACCGATATCGATCCGGAAAGCATGGCCGATGAACTGACCGAGCAGGTGCAGAAGGCGATCGACGGGAAGGGGCTCATTCCGTGA
- a CDS encoding carbohydrate ABC transporter permease has product MPAAPAFSDDRRSERRLAFLLISPAVVLMLAVTAYPIGYAVWLSLQRYNLATPDDVEFVGLENYITVLSDGYWWTAFAVTLAITVISVAIEFVLGMALALVMHRTIFGKGVVRTAILIPYGIVTVAASYSWYYAWTPGTGYLANLLPTGSAPLTEQIPSLAIVVLAEVWKTTPFMALLLLAGLALVPDDLLKAAQMDGAGPWKRLTKIMLPLIKPAILVALLFRTLDAFRIFDNIYVLTAGSNNTASVSILGYDNLFKGFSLGLGSAISVLVFLCVAVIAFIFIKLFGASAPGSDDDRG; this is encoded by the coding sequence GTGCCCGCCGCGCCGGCGTTTTCCGACGACCGCAGGTCCGAGCGGCGACTGGCGTTCCTGTTGATCTCGCCCGCGGTCGTGCTGATGCTGGCCGTCACCGCCTACCCCATCGGTTACGCGGTGTGGTTGAGCCTGCAGCGCTACAACCTGGCAACCCCGGACGACGTGGAGTTCGTCGGCCTGGAGAACTACATCACCGTGCTGTCCGACGGGTACTGGTGGACGGCATTCGCAGTGACGCTGGCGATCACGGTGATCTCCGTGGCGATCGAGTTCGTGCTGGGCATGGCACTTGCTCTGGTGATGCACCGGACGATCTTCGGTAAAGGCGTGGTGCGCACCGCCATTCTGATCCCGTACGGCATCGTCACGGTGGCGGCGTCCTACAGCTGGTACTACGCGTGGACACCGGGCACCGGTTATCTGGCGAACCTGTTGCCGACGGGTTCCGCACCGTTGACCGAGCAGATTCCGTCCTTGGCCATCGTAGTGCTGGCCGAGGTGTGGAAGACGACGCCGTTCATGGCGCTGTTGCTCCTGGCCGGGTTGGCATTGGTGCCCGATGATCTGTTGAAGGCCGCGCAGATGGACGGGGCCGGCCCCTGGAAGCGGCTGACCAAGATCATGCTGCCGTTGATCAAACCGGCCATTCTGGTGGCGCTGTTGTTCCGCACGCTGGATGCCTTCCGCATCTTCGACAACATCTACGTCCTCACCGCCGGCTCGAACAACACCGCTTCGGTGTCGATCCTGGGCTACGACAACCTGTTCAAGGGGTTCAGCCTCGGATTGGGATCGGCGATCAGCGTGCTGGTGTTCCTGTGTGTCGCCGTCATCGCGTTCATCTTCATCAAGCTCTTCGGAGCCTCGGCGCCGGGGTCAGACGATGACCGTGGCTGA